In Ureibacillus thermophilus, the genomic stretch CAAGGGATTTAAAAAAGGTTCTTAAGGCCATTAATCGGCGGTTTCTGGTTGTTTTCGCTTTGCCTTTTTGGGTTTTTCTTAAAAACTCTTGAATTTGTTTTGAACTGACCTCATCTAGCGAAATAAACTTCTCATTTTTATGAAACAAAAACAACAGAAACGATTGAACATCCGACAAATAGCAAGTGATGGTATGGGGGGAGTACCCCAAATCCTCCAAATAAGTTTGGAAAATATCTAATTCATCTTCGTAATGGTCGATGATGGGCTGTTTGAATTGTTCCATTATGTAACCTCTTTCTGAGCGGTTTTTATCTTTAAAAAGTCTTACTACATATAATATAAATTATATGCAGTAAAAAGTAAAATACAGGAAAAGAAAATGGGGGGAAGTGAGGTTCTGTATAAGCGATTTTCAGCACATTTTAAAGGGAGTTATACGAAAAATGATTTTTCGATGCGTCTCAGAGGGGCTTTTTTTGATGGAAAATGCCATAAAGCCAGTATTATCGATTTGGAAAAGATCAAAGAGGATATTCAACGGGCAAGAGAGATTTCCGATCTACCGCTTAACAAATGAAGAACTTTCCAATGTGCAGGGCATTTATGATGAAATAATATGCCCTATGACAAAATACATCCCTGAAATGACATTTATTGAATGGGAGCCGGTGCATTAACCACCCCAATTTTTCAAGCTAAGTATAGAAACTTGTTTTGGTGGCGATACTTAGCTTTTTACTTTTTGTCATATCCTTTTCGACTTTGGACATTCTAAAGATACAGTGCATGATTTAGTATGAAGCATTGCAGTCCAATTATGTAAAGAAAGGAGTGAGGAGATGCCGATTCATTTATATATTGAACAGTACTTTCAAGCTCATCCAGAGGCGAGAAAAAGGGGAATTGAAATCAAAAATCCACCTATAGAAAAAAGGCCGAAAGTTTGGAAAGTGGAAGAAAAGCTCGTTTCAGCAGGGACGTTACAGATTCCCATCCGCATTTATATTCCCAATGAAGAAGAAAAACATCCGCTTTTTATTTTTTTCCACGGAGGAACTTTTATTCCCGGCGGTGTGGAAAGCCACGATGTCAGCTGTCGGATGATTTGCTCTTTAACGGGATATAAAGTTATTGCCATCGATTATACAACTGAAAGTGAATCCCAAAGCTTTCAGCAATGCGATGGAGCAGTAAAATGGATTATGAAACATGCCGAATCATTAGGTGTTCTTTCAGATGAAATTGCAATTGGCGGCTCAAGTATTGGCGCCCATTTTGCCATAAATATTGTACTCAATTTTATTTGCCAAGGCATTGTTCCATTTAAAAAGCAGGTTTTGTATTATCCCATCATTGAATGGGATGATCAAGTGAAGACCAGCCCGCATATATCCAGAATGCTTTTTAATGGAAAATATGGCCTTGATTTGACGATGCATTCAATCTATCTCTCCCCATCTATTTCCTATTATGCCCCCCTTTATGAAAATAATAACGATTTAGCTCAGATGCCACCGACGTTGATCTTCACAGCTGAATATGATCCTTTGTGTGATGAAGGGGACCAATTTGCTGAAGAGTTAAGGAAAATAGGCGTGGACGTTAAATATGTACGTTTTGATGGAAATGTCCATGGTTTCATGCAAAACTTTCCCGGCTCGCCGGATTATATGCGCGGTCACGATATAACGGCTGCTTTTTTGGCTTTTGAATGAGGAAAATTTCATACAATAAGGGAAGCGTCTATCCTTCCCTTATTTTTTATTGCATCCAAGAAGTGCAATTTGAGACGCTGCAAAGAATGCATTCAGACAAATTTATGTCATTATCATGCTGATCCCCCAGCAATTACTTTATAATTCAATCTGAGGAAAAAGTTCAAAATTTTTTATTTTCATCTTGCATGAATTATGAGATAACTATTGATAAGGAAGTAAGAGAGGAGTGTTGGTTTGAGCAAGATTGAAACCGTTGTTGATTGGCTTCTTTCATCTAATAAAACCGTTGTGTTGACAGGTGCAGGCATGTCTACAGAAAGCGGTGTGCCAGATTTCCGTTCAGCATCTGGTTGGTGGACGAAAACGGATCCGCAAAAAGTAGCGACGGTGGATGCTTTAAAAACAGATTATCCGCTCTTTCATGAATTTTATTCGATGAGAATTCAATTGCTTGAAAAATGCGCTCCCCATAAAGGACATTACATTCTTGCAGATTGGGAAAAAAAGGGGTTTCTTCATCATCTAGCTACTCAAAATGTGGATGGCTTTCACTTGCAAGCTGGAAACAAAAATGTGGATGAACTCCACGGTTCCATTTATACGTTCCGATGCCATTCATGCGGAAGAAGCGCTGCCAAAGAAGCTTTTCTCGCGATGGAAAGCTGCGCCTATTGCAATGGACGATTAAGGCCTAATGTGGTGCTGTTTGGTGAAATGCTTCCGGAGAAAGCTTGGATGAGCGCTTTATCTAATATTCAAAGAGCAGATGTGGTGATTGTCATTGGAACAAGTTTAGAAGTATATCCTGTGAATCAGCTTCCTATGATGACGAAAGGGAAAAAGGTGTACATTAATAAAGAAATTGCATCTCACGCAACTTACTTTGACTGCATCTTAGAAGGAAAAGCAAAAGAAGTTTTATTGGAGATAAATGAACAGCTGGAGAAAAGGAGATAAGCTTTCATAAAATGCGTGAAAGAGGATTATGTGTTTATGTAAACAATTTATGTTTTTCACTATTTTATTTCTAATTTATACAATCTTCCAATGGGTAAATGTTTTTTAAAGGTCTTTACTTCTCCAATAAATGTCCACCCAAATTTTTCATATAACCCGATATGTTTTATCGCAAATTTTTTCAAAGATTTCATTATCTTTCTCAAATAACTGAATTATTTGCATTCATTCTTTTCCTTACCATTTCTATCTATTTACTAGTATGTTATCATATGGAGGGTCCATTTTTGTTCATCTACTTAAAAAGAAATAAGGGAAAAATGAATGAAGATTCTGGAGTATTTTATAATTGATATTTTTATGAATTGGCATCTAGAATTGATTGTATTACATATAGAGGGGTGTATATAAATGTGGATTGGGGCTGCATTGGCCACAATGTTTTGTTTTGGTACAAATAATATGATTTTTAAATGGAGTACGACAAAAGGATACTCAAAAATACATATTCAGCTGTATTTTTATCTTATAGCTTTTTCCATTTCTTTTAGCTATGGATTATGGGTAGGAATACATGAGATGAATTTGGTGACATTGTTACTTGGCGCTTTAATCGGCATACTAAATACAAATGGCAATATCCAAATGTCGAAAGCCTTTGAGAAGGGTCCTGCCAGTATTACAAGTTCATTAATCAGCCTCAATACAATTATTCCGATTTTAAGTGCTGCTTTGATTTTCCATGAACATATTACAGCTTTGCAATGGACGGGAATTGTGATTATGTTATGTTCGGCTGTGGTGATTCAATATTCTCCATCGAATCAAATGCAAATCGATTATTTGCCTTGGATGCTTAGAATTTGCTTTGCCATCCTTTCACTAGGAATCCTTGGCATTTTAATGAAAGCTTCTACTTATTTGCATATTCAGCCGCTCAATACTTTAATTTGTATGTATGGCGGTGGAGCCGTTTACTTATTGGTAAATTGCCTTCTTCAAAAAGAAAACTGGCAAGCTTCTGAAGCTAAAATCGGCGGTCTTGTTGGTTTGTTAAGTGTGATTGCTTATAGCTGTTATTTCTTTGCATTGCAGAAAGGCATTGCCAGTGTTGTATTTTCCATCGTCTCCTTAAGCTGTTTAGTCGTGGTTTGCGGCAGTTATCTTATTTTTCATGAAAGGCTAAAAACTTATCAAGTGATCGGCGTACTTACGGCATTATTGGGGATTATCTTTACTAAGATATGAGGGCTAATACGGCTCTCGTTTTTTATTTTTATGAACAAATCATCTCCTGATTCAATATATATAATTATGGGAACAAAAATAGAAAAGAGGTACGTCATGGTTACTTATCATTGGGGTGTTGATTCAGCGCAAAAAGTAACGACTGACCTTTACAATTGTGTTTTAAACCATTACGGGAAACCGGAATTTTGGGGAAGATACTTAACGCGAGTTGAAGGGGCATCGGAAGGTTTAGATAAGGAAGAGATTGAACTGCTTCATAATAGCGGAACGAAATTGCTGCCGATTTATAATGAGTTTAAACGAGCTGTAGGTGAGAATGAAGGAAGAATGGCAGCCATGTTTGCCGCTTATCATGCAAAAAAGCTCGGCATTCGCAAAGGAACGCCGATTTTTGCAAATGTCGAAAGATTTTTTGATGTAGATAGCCATTGGATTCGAGGATATGTCCGTTACATGTATAATACGGATTTTAAACCGGGCTTTTATCATGATCCGATGGAAGGGAACTTCGCAAAAGCTTATTGCGATGCGGTCAATCAAGATGGACTTGTTGCAGAGCAGGCGATTTTATGGAGTGCTGAACCAAATCCAGGTGTAACCAAAGCGCAATTGGCACCAAAATTTAATCCCGCTAAAGTCTCATGTGAAAGCAATGTTTGGATATGGCAATATGGAAGAAATTCAAAAACATGCCCTATTGATACGAATTTAGCGGATAGCCGTTTATTTGAAATGTTATATTAAGCGGTATATTTTTGTAAAATAGGTTTATAAAAATAACGGTAGTGAAATGAATAATAATAAGTATTAGTTAGTATGAAAGGAGGCGTTTTAAAATAAACACTTCCTTTTTTGTATGGGACGATTGGATTCGGGCACAATACAAACAAAAAGACTAGGGTTGTGTGGGTTATTGATGAAAAAATGTTTAATTTTCTTTCTTTTACTGTTCCTCATCAAACAACCGATTGTGAATGCGGCTATGTTTGATGATATTTTTTCCCATACAGAAAAAATAAAGATTGACATTATTGATCCATATTCTAAAGAAGTGGTTCAT encodes the following:
- a CDS encoding alpha/beta hydrolase; translated protein: MPIHLYIEQYFQAHPEARKRGIEIKNPPIEKRPKVWKVEEKLVSAGTLQIPIRIYIPNEEEKHPLFIFFHGGTFIPGGVESHDVSCRMICSLTGYKVIAIDYTTESESQSFQQCDGAVKWIMKHAESLGVLSDEIAIGGSSIGAHFAINIVLNFICQGIVPFKKQVLYYPIIEWDDQVKTSPHISRMLFNGKYGLDLTMHSIYLSPSISYYAPLYENNNDLAQMPPTLIFTAEYDPLCDEGDQFAEELRKIGVDVKYVRFDGNVHGFMQNFPGSPDYMRGHDITAAFLAFE
- a CDS encoding SIR2 family NAD-dependent protein deacylase, whose protein sequence is MSKIETVVDWLLSSNKTVVLTGAGMSTESGVPDFRSASGWWTKTDPQKVATVDALKTDYPLFHEFYSMRIQLLEKCAPHKGHYILADWEKKGFLHHLATQNVDGFHLQAGNKNVDELHGSIYTFRCHSCGRSAAKEAFLAMESCAYCNGRLRPNVVLFGEMLPEKAWMSALSNIQRADVVIVIGTSLEVYPVNQLPMMTKGKKVYINKEIASHATYFDCILEGKAKEVLLEINEQLEKRR
- a CDS encoding DMT family transporter, translated to MWIGAALATMFCFGTNNMIFKWSTTKGYSKIHIQLYFYLIAFSISFSYGLWVGIHEMNLVTLLLGALIGILNTNGNIQMSKAFEKGPASITSSLISLNTIIPILSAALIFHEHITALQWTGIVIMLCSAVVIQYSPSNQMQIDYLPWMLRICFAILSLGILGILMKASTYLHIQPLNTLICMYGGGAVYLLVNCLLQKENWQASEAKIGGLVGLLSVIAYSCYFFALQKGIASVVFSIVSLSCLVVVCGSYLIFHERLKTYQVIGVLTALLGIIFTKI
- a CDS encoding glycoside hydrolase domain-containing protein — its product is MVTYHWGVDSAQKVTTDLYNCVLNHYGKPEFWGRYLTRVEGASEGLDKEEIELLHNSGTKLLPIYNEFKRAVGENEGRMAAMFAAYHAKKLGIRKGTPIFANVERFFDVDSHWIRGYVRYMYNTDFKPGFYHDPMEGNFAKAYCDAVNQDGLVAEQAILWSAEPNPGVTKAQLAPKFNPAKVSCESNVWIWQYGRNSKTCPIDTNLADSRLFEMLY